A stretch of the Taeniopygia guttata chromosome 37, bTaeGut7.mat, whole genome shotgun sequence genome encodes the following:
- the LOC140681575 gene encoding olfactory receptor 14C36-like, whose translation MSNSSSISHFLLLALADTRQLQLLHFCLFLGISLAALLGNGLIISAVACGHHLHTPMFFFLLNLALSDLGSICTTVPKAMHNSLWDTRNISYTGCAAQLFLVFFFLGSEYFLLTIMCYDRYVSICKPLHYGTLLGSRACAHMAAAAWASAFLNALLHTANTFSLPLCHGNSLGQFFCEIPQILKLSCSKSYLRELGLIAVSACFGLGCFVFIVFSYVQIFRAVLRIPSEQGRHKAFSTCLPHLAVVSLYLSTIIFAHLKPPSMSSPSLDLALSVLYSVVPPALNPLIYSLRNQELKAAVRRMMTGWFWKH comes from the coding sequence atgtccaacagcagctccatcagccacttcctcctgctggcactggcagacacgcggcagctgcagctcctgcacttctgcctcttcctgggcatctccctggctgccctcctgggcaacggcctcatcatcagcgccgtagcctgcggccaccacctgcacacgcccatgttcttcttcctgctcaacctggccctcagcgacctgggctccatctgcaccactgtccccaaagccatgcacaattccctctgggacaccaggaacatctcctacacaggatgtgcggcacagctttttctggttttcttctttcttggatcagagtatttcctcctgaccatcatgtgctacgaccgctacgtgtccatctgcaaacccctgcactacgggaccctcctgggcagcagagcttgtgcccacatggcagcagctgcctgggccagtgcctttctcaatgctctgctgcacacagccaatacattttccctgcccctgtgccatggcaatagcctgggacagttcttctgtgaaatcccccagatcctcaaactctcctgctccaaatcctatctcaggGAACTTGGGCTCATTGCTGTTAGTGCCTGTTTCGGACTTggctgttttgtgttcattgttttctcctatgtgcagatcttcagggctgtgctgaggatcccctctgagcagggacggcacaaagccttttccacctgcctccctcacctggccgtggtctcctTGTACCTCAGCACTATTATATTTGCTCATCTGAAGCCTCCctcgatgtcctccccatccctggatctggccctgtcagttctgtactcggtggtgcctccagccctgaaccccctcatctacagcctgaggaaccaggagctcaaggctgcagtgaggaGAATGATGACTGGATGGTTTTggaaacattaa